A window from Anser cygnoides isolate HZ-2024a breed goose chromosome 1, Taihu_goose_T2T_genome, whole genome shotgun sequence encodes these proteins:
- the LOC106048571 gene encoding olfactory receptor 52K2-like → MSYPNHSSPSSFILTGIPGLEAAHFWIAFPFCTMYILAVLGNFTVLMVIRADSSLHQPLFYFFSMLAAIDLVLVTSTMPKLLSIFWFQNHEIIFEGCVVQMFFIHGFSAVESGILLAMAFDRYLAICKPLHYSAILTGPTIAKLGLAAAVRGIGLMTPLTCMVSSLSYCGIHVIPHSYCEHMSVVKLACGDTRPNSIYGITSAIFIVGLDITLIAISYALILRAVLGLSSREARLKSFFTCGSHIGVILLFYVPGFFSFCVQRWGQSIPVHLHILMADLYLLVPPMLNPLIYGMRTKVIRERVLSLFRQKEIQPVS, encoded by the coding sequence ATGTCCTACCCAAACCACTCCAGTCCCTCATCCTTCATCCTAACAGGCATccctgggctggaggctgctcacTTCTGGATCGCCTTCCCATTCTGCACCATGTACatcctggcagtgctggggaaCTTCACAGTCCTCATGGTGATTAGGGCAGACTCAAGCCTCCATCAGCccttgttttactttttctccatGCTGGCTGCCATTGACCTGGTGCTTGTTACTTCCACCATGCCCAAGCTCCTGAGCATCTTCTGGTTCCAAAACCATGAGATCATCTTTGAGGGCTGCGTGGTTCAGATGTTCTTCATCCATGGCTTCTCTGCAGTGGAGTCAGGGATCCTGCTTGCCATGGCCTTCGACCGTTACTtggccatctgcaagcccctgcactactCTGCCATCCTGACTGGTCCCACCATTGCCAAGCTGGGCCTGGCCGCTGCAGTGCGTGGCATTGGACTCATGACCCCTCTGACGTGTATGGTGAGCAGCCTGTCCTACTGTGGCATTCATGTCATTCCCCACTCCTACTGCGAGCACATGTCAGTAGTGAAGCTGGCCTGCGGGGACACCCGGCCCAACAGCATCTATGGGATCACATCTGCCATCTTCATAGTGGGCTTAGACATCACCCTCATTGCCATCTCCTATGCGCTGATCCTGAGGGCAGTTTTAGGCCTCTCCTCCAGAGAGGCTCGCCTGAAGTCCTTCTTCACCTGTGGTTCCCACATTGGAGTCATTCTGCTCTTCTACGTGCCTGGGTTCTTCTCCTTCTGTGTTCAGCGCTGGGGCCAGAGCATCCCTGTACACCTCCACATCCTGATGGCTGACCTCTACCTGCTGGTGCCTCCCATGCTCAACCCGCTCATCTATGGGATGAGGACCAAGGTGATCCGGGAGCGGGTGCTGAGCCTGTTCCGGCAGAAGGAGATCCAGCCTGTGTCCTGA
- the LOC106048572 gene encoding olfactory receptor 51H1-like: MSASNRTGSSPLTFILTGIPGLPMSSYWMALPLCCLYLLMLLGNCTLLWMIKIDHSLHTPMYYFLSMLAMADLGLSLTTLPTMLAVFWFKSASFHFEACIVQMYFIHSFSEIESGVLVAMAFDRFIAICYPLRYASVLTSTLIMKAGAAIFMRGICVVLPVAVLIKKMPFCRSRVLSHSFCLHQDLLRLVCGDVRVNSLYGLTMVILTKGLDSLTILLSYMMIIRAILSIISQEARAKAFSTCISHLCAILIFYIPLIGLSITHRFGKHLPPLTHTLMADAYLLVPPVLNPLVYSWKTKQIRRRILILLCQRRSQQHV; this comes from the coding sequence ATGTCGGCTTCCAATAGGACTGGGTCCAGCCCCCTGACCTTCATCCTCACTGGGATTCCTGGTCTGCCGATGAGCAGCTACTGGATGGCATTGCCTCTCTGCTGTCTGTATCTCCTCATGCTCCTGGGGAACTGCACCTTGCTCTGGATGATAAAGATCGACCACAGCCTCCATACACCCATGTACTATTTCCTCTCCATGCTGGCCATGGCAGACCTGGGCTTATCTCTCACCACCCTGCCCACCATGTTGGCTGTTTTCTGGTTTAAGTCCGCCTCCTTCCATTTTGAGGCATGCATTGTCCAGATGTACTTCATCCACTCCTTCTCTGAAATTGAGTCTGGGGTCCTGGTGGCCATGGCCTTCGACCGCTTCATTGCTATTTGCTACCCTTTGCGCTATGCCTCTGTCCTGACGAGCACCCTGATAATGAAGGCAGGAGCAGCGATCTTCATGCGGGGCATCTGTGTGGTGCTCCCTGTTGCCGTCCTCATAAAGAAGATGCCGTTTTGCAGGTCCCGTGTCCTGTCTCACTCCTTCTGCCTGCACCAGGACCTGCTGAGGCTGGTTTGCGGGGATGTCAGGGTCAACAGCTTGTATGGGCTGACCATGGTGATACTCACCAAGGGCCTGGACTCCCTGACTATCCTCCTGTCTTACATGATGATCATCAGGGCCATCTTGAGCATCATCTCCCAGGAAGCACGAGCCAAAGCCTTTAGCACGTGCATCTCCCACCTCTGCGCCATCCTGATCTTCTACATCCCACTCATTGGCCTGTCCATCACGCACAGGTTTGGGAAGCACCTGCCCCCCCTCACTCACACACTCATGGCCGATGCCTATCTCCTGGTGCCACCGGTCCTGAACCCACTCGTGTACAGCTGGAAAACCAAGCAGATCCGCAGGAGGATCCTCATCCTCCTCTGTCAGAGAAGGAGCCAACAGCATGTCTAG